The Armatimonadota bacterium genome contains a region encoding:
- a CDS encoding AAA family ATPase, producing MFFYNPRIPGALVLDEMGIDRLQELVAMNNIDMVVLDPVLEFVPKTLTSQNDNTAITKFLASLRNVAASTGCAIVCVRHFSKGMAGKEVHEMAAGGEAWRNGARGQFVLFAHPECRAGWTQVMAVPARNTMRAQYGKPFGIEITEGRQTFVAPHVLNVEAYCEAYEALAKHLGKVHLEIHVKARGRRPARQFECAKAIAEILEKCPGRNMSQLNMRQMLIHQGFQQSLIYRTRNSMIVAGILKDTGVDWALTDNYDPFADDVIPENPPGIGTQSTFTHYWQDQD from the coding sequence TTGTTCTTCTACAATCCGAGAATTCCTGGAGCACTCGTGCTGGATGAGATGGGAATCGACCGGCTCCAGGAGTTGGTGGCGATGAACAACATCGACATGGTGGTTCTGGATCCCGTGCTCGAGTTCGTGCCCAAGACGCTGACCAGCCAGAACGACAACACGGCGATCACCAAGTTTCTCGCATCGTTGCGGAATGTGGCCGCATCGACCGGATGCGCCATTGTCTGCGTGAGGCACTTCTCCAAAGGCATGGCTGGCAAAGAAGTCCATGAGATGGCGGCCGGCGGCGAAGCGTGGCGCAATGGTGCCCGTGGCCAGTTCGTCCTCTTCGCACATCCCGAATGCCGCGCTGGATGGACGCAGGTCATGGCAGTGCCAGCAAGAAACACGATGCGGGCCCAGTATGGCAAGCCGTTCGGTATCGAGATCACAGAAGGGCGGCAAACCTTTGTTGCTCCACATGTGCTCAATGTCGAAGCGTATTGCGAGGCGTACGAGGCCCTAGCAAAGCATCTTGGGAAGGTCCATCTCGAAATACATGTCAAAGCACGTGGGCGCAGGCCAGCTCGCCAATTTGAGTGTGCGAAAGCAATAGCCGAGATATTGGAGAAGTGCCCTGGACGCAATATGAGCCAACTCAACATGCGCCAGATGTTAATCCACCAAGGATTCCAGCAATCGCTGATTTACCGTACTCGCAATTCAATGATCGTTGCTGGCATTCTAAAAGATACTGGCGTGGACTGGGCACTGACCGATAACTACGACCCGTTCGCCGACGACGTGATTCCAGAAAATCCCCCGGGAATTGGCACTCAGTCGACGTTTACACATTACTGGCAGGACCAGGATTAA
- a CDS encoding site-specific integrase: MSDGTKQNGKRVRRPDGYSIAKRADGRWESRIVIGYNDSGNPIRKSFYGVSRAAVLALVQDYKSKVDTGRISASSKEMLLGQWLEVWLSQYVLPHREPKTYRYYEAYCRLHLVPALGKVPVRKLTPNQIQKLLNEKLAEGLSAYFIRGLRATLRAALAQAWKTGLIEQNPASRVSTPKVERSETRFLGPSAAKKFLVAAKQNRLGPLFEFTLVTGLRIGEVTGLTWDDIDFNTKTVRVRNQLQRIDGKLILKSLKSESSRREISLGEIGERALQSVKAEQLLNGWAPEEGYIFLNSKGRPLDPKNVEVHLKSVLKSAGLPPMSFHKLRHTAATLMVAGGVELHQVMKQLGHSQISLTANLYAHGVSEAQRKATSVLERVLDSGSLD, encoded by the coding sequence GTGAGTGACGGTACGAAGCAGAATGGAAAGCGTGTCCGACGACCCGATGGATACTCTATCGCAAAGAGAGCGGACGGCAGGTGGGAAAGTCGGATCGTCATTGGCTACAACGACTCTGGCAACCCGATCAGAAAGAGCTTCTACGGAGTTTCGAGGGCGGCTGTCCTTGCACTGGTCCAGGATTACAAGTCAAAGGTCGATACAGGGCGGATCTCCGCTAGCTCAAAGGAGATGCTTCTAGGGCAGTGGCTTGAGGTTTGGCTCTCCCAGTACGTACTTCCACACCGAGAGCCCAAAACGTATCGATACTACGAAGCGTACTGCAGGCTCCATCTTGTTCCTGCACTCGGCAAAGTCCCAGTGCGCAAGCTAACACCCAACCAGATTCAAAAGCTCTTGAACGAGAAGCTGGCCGAGGGGCTTTCGGCTTATTTCATTCGAGGGCTGCGGGCGACCCTCCGAGCAGCACTTGCCCAGGCTTGGAAAACGGGCCTGATTGAGCAAAACCCTGCATCTAGGGTGAGCACCCCCAAGGTCGAGAGGTCTGAAACAAGGTTTCTTGGGCCGAGCGCTGCTAAGAAATTCCTAGTCGCAGCAAAACAGAATCGGCTTGGTCCGCTCTTTGAGTTTACGCTTGTGACTGGTTTGCGAATCGGCGAGGTGACAGGCTTGACTTGGGACGACATCGACTTCAACACGAAAACTGTGCGGGTTAGGAACCAACTACAACGAATTGATGGAAAGTTGATACTAAAGTCTCTTAAGAGCGAATCTAGCCGACGTGAAATCTCGTTAGGTGAAATCGGTGAGAGAGCGCTTCAGAGCGTGAAAGCCGAGCAATTACTGAACGGTTGGGCCCCAGAAGAAGGCTACATATTCCTCAATTCTAAAGGAAGACCATTGGATCCCAAAAACGTTGAAGTCCACCTAAAATCCGTCCTAAAATCGGCAGGATTACCTCCGATGAGTTTCCATAAGCTAAGACATACTGCGGCAACGCTCATGGTCGCTGGAGGGGTGGAGCTTCATCAAGTGATGAAACAACTTGGGCACAGTCAGATTAGCTTGACCGCTAACCTTTACGCTCACGGAGTTTCGGAGGCACAGCGTAAAGCAACATCGGTGCTAGAGCGGGTCCTCGATTCAGGTTCCTTAGATTAG
- a CDS encoding MFS transporter: protein MRHVAGRFERIKSSQQLAPFRIADFRLFWIGAFFSFVGTWVQTVAQGYFVYELTHDRAKLAMVSFCSMLPVSILGPFAGSLTDNLDRRKVLIISQLIFGFNALFIASAVYFGFIQYWHILVIATVNGIASTFEMPCRQSLVSNIVPSEHLSAAVPMQAMTFNMARIIGPAIGGILLQRIGAQACYVVNGLSYMALVFAVIAIKANLSSFKPRTEPVIDLFIEGFRYTWKNTQLRTLWLMECTLSVFGLAYLPLLPAFAKDVLRLKESGLGNLYTAIGIGAMIGLTTLITFSNRPIKGFVVKAAMLTFGIALISASTVHNYTVALISLGLCGMSAIMQFNTTNTLFQILSPDRLRGRVLTMHIWALSGAGPIALPLFGYVAQQYGVATAMRLGGLIVLIGALIVWNQRHRLSGVDSAVSEKLIEAKG, encoded by the coding sequence ATGCGACACGTTGCGGGAAGATTTGAGCGAATAAAATCTTCCCAGCAACTCGCCCCCTTCCGAATTGCCGATTTCCGATTGTTTTGGATCGGCGCATTTTTTTCTTTTGTCGGCACTTGGGTCCAAACCGTCGCCCAAGGCTATTTCGTCTACGAGCTCACACACGACCGCGCCAAGCTCGCTATGGTGAGCTTCTGTTCGATGTTGCCAGTCTCGATTCTTGGACCGTTTGCCGGTTCATTGACCGATAACCTGGACCGGCGCAAAGTCCTGATCATCTCCCAACTGATATTTGGATTCAACGCACTGTTTATTGCCAGCGCGGTTTATTTCGGTTTCATCCAGTATTGGCACATCCTGGTCATCGCCACAGTCAACGGCATCGCGAGCACTTTCGAGATGCCGTGCCGTCAGTCGTTGGTTTCCAATATTGTCCCGAGCGAACACCTTTCCGCGGCAGTGCCGATGCAGGCCATGACCTTTAACATGGCTCGAATCATCGGCCCGGCGATTGGCGGAATATTGCTCCAGCGGATCGGTGCCCAAGCGTGTTATGTGGTCAATGGACTTTCGTACATGGCGCTTGTTTTCGCCGTCATCGCTATCAAGGCAAACCTGAGCAGCTTTAAACCGCGAACCGAGCCCGTGATCGACCTGTTCATTGAGGGGTTTCGGTACACATGGAAGAACACTCAATTGCGAACACTTTGGCTGATGGAGTGCACGTTGTCCGTTTTCGGATTGGCCTATTTGCCACTGCTCCCCGCGTTTGCAAAAGACGTTCTCCGGCTCAAAGAATCCGGTCTAGGCAACCTCTACACGGCAATCGGAATCGGAGCGATGATTGGATTGACGACATTGATCACGTTTTCCAACCGACCGATCAAAGGATTTGTCGTCAAAGCGGCGATGCTGACCTTTGGTATCGCGTTGATCTCCGCAAGCACCGTACACAACTACACGGTCGCTCTCATCTCGCTTGGCTTATGTGGGATGTCGGCGATCATGCAGTTCAACACGACGAATACGCTATTTCAGATTCTCTCGCCAGATCGGCTGAGGGGAAGAGTTCTAACAATGCATATTTGGGCGCTGAGTGGAGCCGGTCCGATCGCCCTGCCGCTATTTGGATATGTTGCGCAGCAATATGGGGTGGCGACGGCGATGCGGCTGGGTGGCCTTATCGTGTTGATTGGCGCATTGATCGTGTGGAATCAGCGCCACAGACTGAGCGGAGTGGACTCTGCAGTCAGCGAGAAGTTGATCGAAGCCAAAGGCTGA